The following is a genomic window from Strix uralensis isolate ZFMK-TIS-50842 chromosome 3, bStrUra1, whole genome shotgun sequence.
attagtttattttcaaatactttttctgtaagaaaagttttgaattaattttcaacCCTCTTTCTGACACATGATGATTCCAAGGATCTGACTCCCTAGGGTGCAGAGGCTGACAGAAGTAGATGTTATCTTGAAATCTTAGATACCAACATGGATAGCTTTAGCAGGCACTCTGAGAAGATCTGTTTTGCCTGGTATTTGGTAGATACATCATATTAACATCCAGGAtagagaaggagaaagcaaaacagagtatgaaagaaaggaagaaatgcagagtAAAATATTtccaccaccgcccccccccccccccccccccccccccccaaaggatTTGCCTTCAAGAAGTTCTGTTAACCAGTGGATGCCCTGGGACTGAAGCAAAATGTATTGTCCGTGTGGAGGAATGCCGGGGGCCAGTAGACTGTGGATGTAAGTGGAACACTGTGATACAGTAATCTAGAGCAAATAAGTTGATTCAGAGGAAACATCCTTATTCTCTGTTCGTGTGGTGGAAGTGGAATGAAGTGATTGCATTCCACCTTCCAATTACCCTGTTAAGCAATCCAGTAATGTTTCAGATCTCATTTCTGTACTGATGTGTGCTTGATTTCAAGTCCCTGTAAAACACCATTTTTCTGCTATGTGCTTCGTTCCAGACATTAGACCaagcaaaaagtattttaagtaattttaaggGCAAGAATGATTTCCAAGTAACATGCTGTGGTTTGATGAATTATGAACTTTATGATCTATACAGAGATGTTTCATATAGTTGATGATGTACCTATTAAAAATTCCTCCTGTAGGGGGGAATACCAATTTCTGAGGGCCTTGCCTGTGTGAAGATGCCTTGTATTTATATACCTCCTGAAAATCGATTTAAATATGTTTGGAAGATGTTCATTCCAAACAAGGTGAGTAACTGAGCAGAAGAATTGCATACTGCATGTATTTACCACATGTTCCATCTGAATTGTACAGACTTCTAGGTAgattatttcctttgctgttacAATGCACATAAGCCCTGATTTGTCACTGGCGAGTTGATAATATGAGGGCTTGCATGGCTTAGCCCCTTTATGCAGGTTCAATTTCCTGTTTATGTGAGGGAAACAATAGTTTGGGAGAGTGATGTTTactgttatttcagaaaaatgtggCGTAGTGGCTAGTGAGTGCATACATGTCAGCAAGTCACAACCACGTTGCCCTTCCCAGTTGTTCAAGTAGGAGGTGCTGAAGAGATGGGAGAAATGTTCCCAGGGGCCAAGAGGTCCTGGCAGGTTGAAAGCTGTCGGGAGTAGAATAAGCACTTTTCTGTGCATCTGACACAATGCAACTTGTCTTTGCAGATCTATTAGAAAAAATacaacccccctttttttttttttttttttttttacttttatatacGGCTAGACCACACACATTCTTCCTGATGATTCAGCTATTATGAAAGTTTGCAGAGATACCCATTCAGTTACTTTCCAGTGTGGAACTCAAGAAAACGGAAATATAATTGCCTCTGTAAAATGCAGAGTCTACGCAAAAACCAGTAAGCTCATAGAGACTCTTACAGTCTTCTAGTGATATGGCCTTGTGTTTTTTATGTGGTACTCAATCTTCGTAAGATTGCATGTCACCAGTGGTATATAGGCAGAAGCTTGTGTGCTGTGGTAATGACTGTCATGAAAAGCAGACCAGTAAGAGAGACCTATAAAAGGAAATGACAGAATGGGAGTGAAGACGTGCCTTGTGGTAGGAATGAGTATTTTGTTTATCCTTTGTAAAAATTCAAGCTAAGATAAGAAGGTTTTCCTCTTACCTGCTTATTTTTTACTGCACCTAGGTCTGTTAACATAGATTTCTCTTCACCTCACTAAGCCATGTAGCACCAGCAGCATGGGTTCTGCAGTTAAGTCTCCTTTCCACTTCAATACTGCAGCAAGAAAACAAccttttgggtttttcttttagTGGCCATCTGGAATTTGCTTATACACAATGGATTTAGCAAAGTTTAACATTAAAAAGAATACATCATAAAACAGTTCCCCAGTACTGTCTTTTTCACCTCCTCTGCTAATgggatttttgctgacttcatcaGGAAGGGTAGCAGTGTGCTAATTTTCTTAAACCGTGAGAACAGCCACACAGAAACTTACCTTTCCTAATCAGAGAAAGGGTGAAAGTGCCTTGCTCATCAAAATTTAAAGTTTTTCCTGAAATAATGAGGATTCAGGTCTTACATGGCAGactagaaaagaaataaattatgggtgactagaaagaaagaaatccttgGAGATACCCCTCCCCATGCTTCTCCCTTACATGTTGTTTACCTAGGTAAAACTGGTCTGGGAATCctgcttttcccccctctctcttcaGTAAAATAGGCTATTTCCTGTATCTCTATTGAGAGATCCTTTCTGCCATTGTACAGTAACATGaaatttgtttattcattttctaAATCCATCTGGCAGTCACAAAACacccaaagctttttttttcccctctcccactATTCAGTCTCGACATTCCTTTTTGTACAGAGGAAGCTTCCTTTCTGAGACCTGAATTAGCAGAGCACATAATCTGTTTTAGGTTTAAGCATGCAAATGGTCCCATTGACTTGAGTCGGTGAGTCATCAATAGGACGACTCACACACTTGTGTTTAAGCTGTGACTGAGTAGTCTTAGTGAAAAGTGGTCAGATGAAACCCGCCCAACAGACATACCCACTGAGAACAAGGATTGAGATTTATTGATTCAGAAAGTATTTATGACTATACAGAAATCTGGGGAAGATAAACTCTAAGGTTTATTAAGTAGCTTAAAAGGAATGGGTGGTTCTGCTTAGTGCCAGATCAGCATCCTTTGACGTTGTACAGAGGTGTGTAGATGCCCAAAGGAGTTTCTGGGCTTTGCTTCCCCAGGAGTGACATTGTTTGGACTTCAGAAATTATTAACTCTTGATTAGGTACATAGAAGAAGTCATCAGCTGAAGTTTTGGTTGAGAATGTACCAGGACTTTCATCATACAGATCTAGTTTTGCTCTCTGTGGATGGTCAGAAGTCTAGCCAGATCAGAAGATTTTACTTTTCCAGCAGGatcaggaggaaatgaaaaagatCCTCTGATAGTGGCAAGACTCCTTGTGTTTGGATGTAGATTCTCTTAGCTGCTGCCTTGTattttgcagagctgctctgttcTCTGGGAGCATGACATGCTGTGTTGTTCAGACTCTGGAAGGGAATAACATTTCTGCCCATGGTACAATGTGGCCTTTCCCAGTTCCTCTTTAAAAGACTTTTTGAAATGAGGGTTGGGGAATTTGAGACAAGTTTATCACCCCTGTCAAGCAAGATGGTTTCTCTACCTACTCCAGAAAATCTAAGTCTGAATCTACAGCACTGAACTGGATTTTTTCCAGCATCCAAAACTGACCACAGAGATTTCTAGTCAGCGCAAGTTGGGTGGGTGTGGTGGGCCAGCCCCCGCCCTGGCGGGTCAGTTGGTCATGTCCGGCTCGGGGCAGCCCTGGCGTCTCCTCACAGTGACCACCCCTGCAGGGTGCCTGGGCACCGGCACCTGGTACAACAGGCCAAACCATCTGTGGGGAGAGAGAGGGTCTCGTATAATTTTTGAGAGGTGTATTTGAACCAGCTGAATGGACAAGGAAAAGAGTGCATCCTCTCTATTACctcctaaattactttttttttaattcagctgagGCGATTCTGACCACCTCTCTGCCTCACTCAAGTCAATAAGcttaaatttgtttattttgtctttctcatCACCTAGATCACTCCTTTCACTATTCCTCCTTTCTTAATGCCAGCgctacaggatggggcaggggaagTGGAAATGTGTTTGCTCCATGGCTGGCCTTTCTTCTTGACACTTTCCTAGAGAGAAACCTTTGAAGTCATCAACAGAGCTAAAAATTATCCATGCAGCAGATAAGGGACGAATGTGTTTGCTTTTATctcatccttcctcctctttccagtGCTCTGATGTTTTACCGACATGAACAGCAGTGGCCAGATTCAGCAACACAGTCTGCAAGCCTGGATCCAAAGCCACCACTTGAAAATACATAGCATGACACTTTCTGCTTCAGATTTTGAGGCATGTGAGGTGGGAGGAAGGGAATACATGTTGCAAAAGGGCAGGTAAAACCTCACAGGAATTTGTGTGTATTTGCCATGTGGCAAAACTTTGTAtgagttaattttaaattatgcatGGAGAACTTCCATGTGTCCTTTGCCAGTGATCACTGCACTTCTCTGTGACCTTTTGATGAACAGTCGTAATGACCTTTTTGCATAAGTGAGTAGTCTTTAGTAATTTGgctcttttgttttcagaactgcTCAGACGTATGGGTTCTCTTTGGCTTTTATATCAAGAGAAACataacagggaagaaaaaagtatttcaactTCATCAAAAATCATTGGGATCTCTGCAAGGAAAATCCCGTCTTTTAGTAACTGACATTTCTGTATGTCCTTTTTACTAAATCACTACCCTGAAACACTGAAGGGTGTTGTTTCACACTCTTGCCTGTTGTGTTGTTCACTATTTCATGAAGACTTAGGCGCTGAAAGGAGGTTTATTCATATTTACTAATAATAGTCCTGTGAGGAGGGAGGAATCTGCAAGGGAGGAATGCAAGAGCAGAGAATGATCCTCATTAGGATGCTATGTGAAGGGTGTCAGCCTACTGAGATCCCAGCTGTGCTTCAAGCTCCACGCTTCTCATGAGCGAGAGAGTGAGTTGGGGTGTGTGTCTGGTGGCACTTCTGTGGAGAAGATGGAGGCAATAGTGTTTCTGTGTCTCTGAGGCCATTCTAGCCCCCATCTCTCTTCAGTTCATTTCCTGCTGATGACTTTAGTGCCAGAGCTTCCTTGAGAGGGAAAAGTCACACTCTGTAACCAGCTACTGTACAAACATGTCATCAGCATGACCATGTTGCCCTTGCATTCGCACAGAAATGAAATGGGGAATCCCAGTACCCAAAATTAACAGCCTGGATCTCCTCTGTGTGTATATAATCCTGCTCTCCCATTAGCATATATCCATCcatctatttttaatacataggAAAAGGCTTATAGATAATctagaagggaaacaaaaaagctATGCATCACCATTatattaaggggaaaaaaacactctGCAGAGGCAAAATCTCATCCCTCTCTGCCAAACTGATACATACTTTCTGGATCTGAAAACTGGTTGAAAGAACTGTTGGCTGCTGGACTGTATAAACAATTGGTTGAGTGTCTGCTTGTAGATGGAGCACTGCTGTACATCATGGTCTAGGAGGAACTCCAGCTCAAGAACCcaggggaagaggaggatgaagaggaacaGTGCTGCTGGCAGAAGTAGTGGGTTTCCTTTGGACAGAAATGGTGCTGAAAAAGCAGGTGTTCCACTTTCTTGATGTATATGAGATTTACATTATTATGAATCTGTTTCTTACTGAAGAAATGACTGAAGAGTAGAGACGGAATTTGTGTTGCTGTTATTTTCTGGAATCAAATGCTAACAGTGACAACAGATATTTCTGAATGCATTtggatttaaacaaattaaaGGGGAGAGGGTTCCATGAAGGCAGAGGACAGACCGGAGATGCACCACATAGAAATCAAAGCAGCTTTGTTAAACTGTGGTATACAAAGCAAATATAGTTGCTGGGCCACACCACAGCAGAGTATGTGCTGCTATCCTGCTCTGGTGCTGGGTGTGAGGGAGGTATGTGATGTATCTCTTTCGGCCCAAATAAGAAAGCAGTAACTTTCTAAGGTCCTGTTGTTCTGATGACACGAATAGCAGATAGGGACTGGTGTGGTGCTTGCACCATTTGAGCTGTTGGAAAGGCTTCTGTGAGCCATGACCAGCACACTCTGGGATTTCTGCCACAGGGCTGGCCTCAAATCAGCAAGCTCTGGTGGAAGCTAAATATTAAATCTGAgcattccttcttttccttccttcttgccttGTTTGGACTTGCACAAATAAATGGATCTTCATAGATTAGATCCAACAGTGCCTACAATCTATCTGCAGTATCCCACCCTTGCATTTAGTGCATTCCTTTTTTAGTTAAGATGAATATAAATAATCAACAGGTAAAGTGAGAATGCCAAACTTTCAGTAGGGTTGGAGACAATCTACTTGAAACTATCAGGTATGCTACcaatctggtttttgtttgtagaATCCTAGAAAATTTCAGTTGAGGTGTACacaattttaggattttttttacaaTGGAATTGTGGAATATATATGATAGTGATTTTCTTTATCATTCTTTATAGTGAAGTAGTCTACAGACCCACAGTGGGCTGTAGACTTCAAGTTGAAAGTGATTGAACTAGACTTCACATGTTTCACAACAGAATTGTTCTTCCTACTTTTACTAAGCtaagtgaacttttttttttttgtttaaagttggTGTAAATACATCTTTATAACCTTAACTGTAAGCTGAAGGTGGTTTTAAGGCATATTCCAACTGTGGCAAAATTCTCACAGACTGATTGGGAGTGTTGCCTGAACTTTAAGCCCCTGCCTGAGTGCAGTCAGGGGCTTAAAAGTGCACCTGATGTGAATCAGTCTTTTCTCATTGTAAACCAGCTTATTGGAAAGctacttttctgtttccttcctgctTGCATTTTAAACATGTGTGTTTACTTGGAAGGCATCCTCTCTGTATTATCAGGTTGTCTCTTGGGCTGTTCTGGTTCTTGACTATTGGAAGAATTTCTTGCCTAGGAAGAAAACTTGAGTATATTAGCAGTGGATAACGTAAAACTTACTTTTCTGTTCAGCAGGCTCCTGTTACAGCCTGTAAACAGAGGTGTTCCTGGAGCAATAAATTCACATCTTTCctagagaaaaatatattacGTGAATGAAATTGCAAAatcaaagataattttctttaaccTCTATGCCCCACAACTGCATGTAATTCTAAAAGACACAGTCCAGTCAGTGAAGTGAGTTGGTCTAAAAGCAGGTAGCTCTACACGGTATGGAAACCTCAGCATTCAGACTTACTGTGTGTTATATTCTTAGCCAGTTCACCATTCTTACCTGTCCTGTATCTTGCAGAAAGATCAGGAGAATCCTATAGATGAGCTATGGTTTAAGAATATCAAAATGAAAATTCGGTGATGCAGGAGAATGAAACTCAAATGATGCGATGGAAGAGTTGCTTAGATACTACAGTGATGGCAGTGGCACAGGACCTTATATAGAAGtagaaatgaaatagaaattgaAGTGGTTTTCCTGCAGTTGTTCTGCTACACAGAATTCTTACCAGTGTGAACATCAATTTTGCATACCACTCAGCAATGAGATAGCACCTTATAGTTTTAGAAACTATATGagggaaaatgaaagagaaattagAGTTGGCTTGTGTAAAATTGTCAAAGCTGGAGGGATCTGGGAAGATGCCTGGCAATTCATTGATTTAGTTGAATGTGGCTGAACAAATAAGGTCAATTAAATTTCAGAACAAGTTGACTGGGTTTGGTTTCTTGGTGTTTCTTTATCCAGTGTCAAAAAACAGATGGGGGAAGTTGCTCCACCATCTTCAGCATTTTCTGCTCTTCGTGGGTTGTTTGTTAGAGTCATCTCCTAACTGGTATGTCTGGTCTTAGAGAAACAGCCTGAGTAATGGCAGGGCCCTCAGTTTCCTTATGTGAATGGTTGAACAGGCTGCAGcattacaaaatgcatttttacttgATATCCTTGGTACTTTTTTCACTTCTCAGCTTCAGGCAGCTGCTCCTCGCTATGCGTTTCTGGGCCATGCAGAACAACCTCTTGCCATGCTCAGTGgttatttgctttaaataaagGTCTGCTTTGCAGACCTAGATAGAGACAGGGCATTGAAAAGCAGCACATAAGTCCTTGAATCTGTTCTTTTGTTAGCATACTCTCTTTTGGCTTCATTATTACAGCCATTACCATTGTTAGAATTCTTCTGTGGCGTGGTGGTACCTTGGTGCTTCAGCTCTGGGTGATGGAGCACCTGGTAccagacacagaacaaagaaatCAGCCTGCCTTGAGTGGCAGACAGTCTGTGGTAGTTCTTCTGTCTTTATCGTTCACATATCTTATGTGGACACATCTTGAAATCTTACATTAAAGCAtttcttaaagcaaaaatattgttACATTAGTCATTCTTAACATGTACCAAATAGATacttttccctctattttttagcttgtttttagGAATTGAAGTTCTTTGTGTTTCACAGCTGTTAAGTGACCTGTTTCCCACTCCACATGCCTTGATCTCCATTTCTTTGCATCTTACTTGGTTAGAATTGCCTTTGCAAAGAAGTTATAAAATGTTACTATTCTAACTTTTGCTGATGCCTGAAGGTTGTGAAGGATGTCAGACAGTAAATAATCAAGCCCTGCTCCTTTTCAGTCCTGTCCATCAGATTAAATGCCTTATTCATTTGAAAATTTGAACATAATAATGaccctgtatttcttttcttcagaaatgcaaatgaaaaaattaagGAGAATAGAAACAGGGCGATCAAGGAGAACCACAACAGATGCCATTCTGGTCTTTTGCCTGGTAACTGGAATTATTGTGACTATTGGTGTGATCCTTGCCATGACCTTTATGATTCTTCACTGGTAGGTGGATACCATACAATGTGATTTATGCTTCATTTGATCAAAATATGGTATTACTGATGACAAACATGACCTGGAGTGAACTACTTAAGTTTCTCTATAGTTTAATATTTGTGTTGCCAGTAGAGAAAACAGGAACAAGCTTCTGGAGATTGGAAAGAAGTACTTTACAAAGCAGTTAATGGTGATTGTGGATGGGAAGGAAATGAATCAGAGCAGTATATGTAAACCTACTTAAAGCTACgtttttgtttaattcttttttccatttcagggCTGTTGTAAAATCTATTTGTAAATCAAAATCTGGGCAAGACAACCAACACAAGAAGGCCAACAAAAGATCATTGTGTAACATGGAATAAATAGCCCCCCTGCTCAGGGTCTGCATTGGCCTTTCAAGGAATTGGAGCCTCCACCTGCAGCTACAGTGTTCTCACCATCTGCATGGGCCATGATACAAGAAGTGGCAGAGCCCTCACTCACAGAGGATGAAGTACCTAAGTCCTTCCAGGACTTGCATAATGAacagaattagaaaaaagaaaattaggctACATAGTCTAATATATAGatataaagaagataaaaatatgtttgaaatactGGCTTTAAGAAGTACTTTCTACAGTTCATTCACTGTCTTGGATTACTCGACTGGAAGTGAAATGTgtaaaaacacttctgttttacGGTGGACATCATTCATCAGGTAATTTAATAGTCTGAGCACCTCTGAACTGGAGAACCAAAGCCCAATTTTTGTGAGGATGTTGAAAATGATGTATTTGTATGATATGTCTTAATTTTGTGAAGATGTTAATCTAGACTAGATGAAACTAGACATATAATCTAGGCAGAGACCATTTTTTGTAAAGTGCTCTTTATCTCCTCAATAATCTTCAAGCACAGCACCTACCATGTAATCACCATACTCCAGTTTCTTCTTGACACATGGAAAGATGTGTAATGGTAGAGAAGATAATTGAAAGTTGCTTCATAAGTTTCATTAAATTGTTACCTGCACATTTGCACACATAACCATTTCTGCCTTCAAGGGGACCAAAATATGTGAACAAGAGAGTAGCCCCATAGGGTGAGACCAAGGATTCATCTACCTCTGTAATCAAATCAATGGACAAACGAAGGACGTCTAGGGAAGAGCAAAAAAACAATACAAGGCTGTATGATATCTTTCATGTGTATTCCTCCAGCTTCCAGGCAGCTGCAGGTTTTCTAAACCAGATCCAATTTCTAAGCAGTTAGCAATCTTGAATGGCTTTCTTTTCCATGGCTTTGTTAAGTGTGTGCTTGTACCTGTGTAAGCTTCTGTCACATAAAATGTCCAAGGGCAAGGAGATCCACAATGCAACCACATCTTTTGTCCAGCTTGAACCCAGTTCCTGCTAGCTTCATTTGTCACAACTTACTTCTTGAAAAGGCAGTGAGCCATGTC
Proteins encoded in this region:
- the SPACA1 gene encoding sperm acrosome membrane-associated protein 1; translated protein: MGQCCPASRPHFHPQDPTNTKASVLDRNDAPSSGGWIFYHSTGQLNYCLRIVVHTLEDCTDELKDVTLDLCSGLNATVSTEVEFGVCTVTCGKICLQEVLLTSGCPGTEAKCIVRVEECRGPVDCGWGIPISEGLACVKMPCIYIPPENRFKYVWKMFIPNKTTHILPDDSAIMKVCRDTHSVTFQCGTQENGNIIASVKCRVYAKTKMQMKKLRRIETGRSRRTTTDAILVFCLVTGIIVTIGVILAMTFMILHWAVVKSICKSKSGQDNQHKKANKRSLCNME